The following proteins are co-located in the Terriglobia bacterium genome:
- a CDS encoding response regulator transcription factor: protein MHILIADDHAVVRRGLREILADALPGAGFSEAGNGDEVLSQLGKTTVAMLVLDINMPGRSGVDVLRDVKHAYPRLPVVILSVHPEEQYAMRCLKAGAAAYINKDSASEELANATRKILSGGRYISASLAEKLIDNLDESADKPPHESLSDREHEVMKMIAAGVPLTEIGERLHVSVKTISSYRARIMEKMQMKSNAELTRYAMTHSLID from the coding sequence ATGCATATCCTGATCGCCGATGACCATGCCGTCGTACGCCGTGGCCTGCGGGAGATTCTTGCAGACGCGCTTCCCGGCGCGGGCTTTTCCGAGGCCGGCAACGGCGACGAGGTGCTGAGCCAGTTGGGCAAGACCACCGTCGCTATGCTGGTGCTGGACATCAACATGCCTGGGCGAAGTGGGGTGGACGTTCTGCGGGATGTAAAACACGCGTACCCACGTTTGCCGGTCGTCATTCTCAGTGTTCATCCGGAAGAGCAGTATGCCATGCGCTGCCTGAAGGCTGGCGCAGCCGCCTATATCAACAAGGACAGCGCCTCTGAGGAGTTGGCAAACGCGACAAGGAAGATTCTCAGCGGCGGTCGCTATATCAGCGCCAGTCTGGCAGAAAAGCTCATTGACAACCTGGATGAGTCCGCAGACAAGCCCCCGCACGAGTCGCTCTCAGACCGCGAGCATGAAGTGATGAAGATGATCGCCGCCGGCGTACCCTTGACGGAGATTGGCGAAAGGCTGCATGTCAGCGTCAAAACCATCAGCAGCTACCGGGCGCGTATTATGGAAAAAATGCAAATGAAAAGCAACGCTGAGCTTACCCGCTACGCCATGACCCACAGCCTCATCGACTAA
- a CDS encoding Crp/Fnr family transcriptional regulator, with amino-acid sequence MATSFASTTNSATRFPQDLPFPLRLTARPRQKIVTSPASALPVRESEFDMQSLLDRFMPGKTRCIYQASESIYSQGDAGNAVFYIQNGNIKLTVVSTSGKEAVIAHLPAGSFFGEACMSTLELRDSSASALQSSTIVRIEKTAMQALLAREPEFARQFRAHLLTRNIRMQADLVDHLFNSSEKRLARLLMLMANFGQESKPIPVIAKISQETLADMIGTTRSRVSFFLNRFRSLGYIDYNSGGMVIKNTLVNIVLHD; translated from the coding sequence ATGGCTACTAGCTTCGCATCTACGACGAATTCGGCAACAAGGTTTCCCCAGGACCTCCCATTTCCTTTGCGACTCACCGCACGTCCCCGGCAGAAGATCGTTACCAGTCCGGCCAGCGCATTGCCGGTTCGAGAGTCCGAATTCGACATGCAGAGCCTGCTTGATAGATTCATGCCCGGCAAAACACGGTGCATTTACCAGGCGTCCGAATCCATCTACTCGCAAGGCGACGCCGGCAATGCAGTCTTCTACATCCAGAATGGCAACATAAAACTCACTGTTGTATCAACCAGCGGCAAGGAAGCCGTCATTGCGCATCTCCCGGCGGGCAGCTTCTTTGGCGAAGCCTGTATGTCAACTCTCGAGCTTCGCGATTCCTCTGCGAGCGCACTCCAATCCAGCACCATCGTTCGCATCGAAAAGACGGCCATGCAAGCACTGCTCGCACGCGAGCCTGAGTTCGCCCGGCAATTCCGCGCGCATCTGCTCACCCGCAACATCCGCATGCAGGCCGATCTGGTCGATCATTTGTTCAATTCGAGCGAAAAGCGCCTCGCGCGCCTGCTCATGCTGATGGCTAACTTCGGCCAGGAATCAAAGCCCATTCCCGTCATAGCCAAAATCAGCCAGGAAACTCTGGCCGACATGATCGGCACCACCAGGTCCCGCGTCAGCTTCTTCCTCAATCGGTTTCGCAGTCTTGGTTACATCGACTACAACAGCGGCGGGATGGTCATCAAAAACACGCTGGTGAACATCGTGCTGCACGACTAA
- a CDS encoding PAS domain S-box protein translates to MEYSKFNRLLRRVIAVPLLVTTSLAGFLLWETFDLNRSLQWVDHTDMALDQSGHLLKVLVDMESAKRGYIATGDESFLPTYLEGTKRFDPEFQVLNQLVADSPAQQQRLRAIDAGFQEAEEYDGRIIALRRAGKADPTLIQDQLIKSNLDTLREQVTYFQSVEEKLRRERVEAAHRRWVLMVTSCLVLGLGSGVFLAFFTGSHIKKLGDKLLQNEERWTAVLGSIGEAVIATDSEGRITFLNPIAAVLTGWPVEEALNQPIGHVLKLINEESGMTADNEVLRVLKDREILAVANHVDLVTRDGREVAVEHSAAPIFAAEGKVIGVVLVFRDVAERRQERIATAEQAALLELTQDSVFVIDMEGRVQFWSRGAEAMLGYSKAEAAGQIAHEMLCTEFPEPFKEITAQLMRVGHWEGDLIKTAKNGSLVVVAGRWALQWGQRGQPPRVLVINSDITQRKRSQELLVLQREQLRALADRLQWVREEDRIRVARDLHDQIGQILTAIKMDMAWMSRHLPASEGEVLARLKESTQSIDHGVKAVRTICSGLRPGALDDLGLAAAIEWQASEFTSRNNILCHVSVPPVDLHLDGDRATATFRIFQECLTNVVRHAQAKQVHVTLSQEVENIVLSVEDDGIGFPVSDLSNTLGSLGLLGMKERAQSCGGDVHISSSPGSGTTVTVRVPIDIPRDERGVSYAYPDRR, encoded by the coding sequence ATGGAATACTCGAAGTTCAACCGACTGCTCCGCCGAGTCATCGCGGTACCTTTGTTGGTCACGACATCTCTTGCCGGATTTCTCTTGTGGGAAACATTCGATCTGAACAGATCGTTGCAATGGGTTGATCACACCGATATGGCTCTCGACCAATCCGGCCACCTTCTCAAGGTGCTGGTCGATATGGAATCCGCGAAGCGCGGCTATATCGCGACCGGCGATGAAAGCTTCCTCCCGACGTATCTGGAGGGGACGAAGCGATTCGATCCAGAATTCCAGGTTTTGAATCAACTGGTAGCGGATAGCCCCGCACAGCAGCAGCGGCTCAGAGCCATCGACGCTGGCTTTCAGGAGGCGGAGGAGTACGATGGCCGGATTATCGCTCTTCGCCGTGCGGGAAAGGCTGACCCCACTCTCATTCAGGACCAGCTAATAAAGAGCAACCTGGATACGCTTCGAGAACAGGTCACCTACTTTCAAAGTGTGGAAGAGAAATTGCGCCGCGAGCGCGTTGAAGCTGCGCATCGCCGATGGGTCTTGATGGTGACAAGCTGTCTGGTTCTCGGCTTGGGCTCTGGCGTCTTCCTTGCGTTCTTTACCGGATCCCACATCAAGAAGCTCGGCGACAAATTGCTTCAGAATGAGGAGCGTTGGACAGCTGTGCTGGGCAGCATTGGCGAGGCGGTCATCGCCACGGACAGCGAAGGGCGAATCACCTTTCTGAACCCGATCGCCGCGGTTCTTACCGGTTGGCCGGTAGAGGAGGCTCTGAACCAGCCGATCGGACATGTGCTCAAGCTCATCAACGAAGAGTCCGGGATGACGGCGGACAATGAAGTGCTCCGCGTGCTCAAGGACAGGGAGATTCTGGCAGTAGCCAACCATGTGGATCTGGTCACAAGGGATGGCCGTGAAGTTGCGGTCGAGCACAGCGCCGCGCCCATCTTCGCGGCCGAGGGAAAAGTCATTGGCGTTGTGCTGGTCTTTCGCGATGTTGCGGAGAGGCGGCAGGAGCGGATCGCCACTGCGGAGCAAGCCGCGCTGCTCGAGCTCACGCAGGACTCTGTCTTTGTGATCGACATGGAGGGCAGAGTCCAGTTCTGGAGCCGCGGAGCAGAGGCCATGCTGGGATACTCCAAGGCCGAAGCCGCCGGTCAAATCGCGCATGAAATGCTTTGCACCGAGTTTCCGGAGCCGTTCAAGGAGATCACCGCACAGCTGATGCGCGTGGGACATTGGGAGGGAGACCTCATCAAGACGGCCAAAAACGGCAGCCTTGTTGTGGTGGCAGGCCGCTGGGCATTGCAATGGGGCCAGCGCGGTCAGCCGCCTCGCGTGCTGGTCATCAACAGTGACATCACGCAACGCAAGCGCTCACAGGAGTTGCTCGTCTTGCAGAGAGAACAACTGCGCGCATTGGCAGACCGCCTGCAGTGGGTGCGCGAAGAAGATCGCATAAGGGTCGCTCGCGATCTCCACGATCAAATCGGACAGATTCTCACCGCCATCAAAATGGATATGGCGTGGATGAGCCGTCACCTGCCCGCATCGGAGGGCGAAGTGCTGGCCCGGCTCAAGGAATCGACGCAGTCCATCGACCACGGCGTCAAAGCAGTGCGCACTATTTGCAGCGGGCTCCGTCCCGGCGCATTGGATGACCTGGGCCTGGCCGCGGCCATTGAATGGCAGGCCAGCGAGTTTACATCGCGCAACAATATCCTCTGCCATGTCTCTGTCCCGCCCGTCGATCTCCACCTCGATGGCGACCGGGCTACCGCGACCTTCAGAATCTTTCAGGAGTGCCTCACCAACGTGGTTCGCCACGCGCAGGCAAAGCAAGTGCACGTAACCCTCAGCCAGGAAGTTGAGAACATCGTTCTTTCGGTGGAAGACGACGGAATCGGCTTCCCCGTGTCCGACCTGTCGAACACTCTCGGGTCTTTGGGACTCCTGGGCATGAAAGAACGTGCGCAATCCTGCGGAGGCGACGTCCACATCTCCAGTTCCCCCGGCAGCGGAACCACAGTCACTGTGCGCGTTCCGATCGATATTCCACGCGATGAGCGAGGAGTGAGTTATGCATATCCTGATCGCCGATGA
- a CDS encoding response regulator transcription factor, which yields MKIMIADDHANVRRGLREIVDDAFSGTQFSEAANGDEVMTELVKSRHDVLLLDINMPGRSGMEVLRDVKHIYPLLPVIMVSVQPESQYASRCLLAGATAYINKIYASDELAPAIGKILDAGLAHVKNPHAN from the coding sequence ATGAAGATCATGATTGCAGACGATCACGCGAATGTGCGGCGCGGCCTCAGAGAGATCGTGGACGACGCATTTTCAGGCACTCAATTCTCCGAAGCCGCCAACGGCGATGAGGTGATGACCGAGTTGGTCAAATCCCGCCATGACGTGTTGCTGCTCGACATCAATATGCCAGGCCGCAGCGGGATGGAAGTTCTGAGGGATGTAAAGCACATCTACCCTCTTCTTCCCGTCATCATGGTCAGCGTCCAGCCCGAGAGCCAGTATGCGTCTCGCTGTCTTTTGGCCGGCGCCACCGCGTATATCAACAAGATCTATGCTTCAGACGAGCTGGCTCCAGCGATCGGGAAGATATTGGACGCCGGGTTAGCGCACGTAAAGAACCCTCACGCCAACTAG
- a CDS encoding Crp/Fnr family transcriptional regulator, with protein sequence MQKLGKPTFDVRKFLASVGRGRELLELHEDQILFSQGKAADSVIYLQSGRAKLIVVSSNGKEARITYITPGDFVGEESLAIVGALHTSTATAITHCRVLRIERGEMLRALHEEQPLAVVFTAFLLARGMRIQSDLVDQLLDSSEKRLARALLLMSGIGKTGEIESLPLEITEERLAEMIGAPRSAVRFFMNRFRELGFIRYDGQIRVHQSLLDTILHDRLPGNNTATPEIVHPAR encoded by the coding sequence ATGCAAAAACTCGGAAAGCCGACTTTCGATGTAAGGAAGTTTTTAGCCAGCGTCGGCCGTGGTCGCGAGCTTCTCGAACTTCACGAAGATCAGATCCTCTTTTCGCAGGGAAAAGCCGCTGACTCTGTGATCTATCTACAAAGTGGACGCGCAAAGCTGATTGTCGTATCCAGCAACGGCAAGGAAGCCAGGATCACTTACATCACTCCCGGAGATTTCGTTGGAGAAGAGTCGCTTGCAATCGTCGGCGCGCTCCATACGTCCACTGCAACCGCAATCACTCACTGCCGAGTTCTCAGGATAGAACGGGGCGAGATGCTCCGCGCCCTGCATGAAGAGCAGCCACTCGCCGTCGTCTTCACGGCGTTTCTTCTCGCGCGAGGAATGCGCATCCAGTCCGATCTTGTCGACCAGCTCCTCGACTCCAGCGAAAAGCGCCTAGCGCGGGCCCTCTTATTGATGTCGGGGATTGGCAAAACAGGTGAAATAGAATCGCTGCCTCTTGAGATCACGGAGGAAAGGCTGGCTGAGATGATTGGCGCTCCGAGGTCTGCCGTCAGGTTCTTCATGAACCGCTTTCGCGAGCTTGGCTTCATCCGTTACGACGGCCAAATTCGGGTTCATCAATCTCTTCTGGACACAATCCTGCATGACCGGTTGCCCGGCAACAACACAGCAACACCCGAAATTGTTCACCCAGCACGGTAA